A genomic segment from Lignipirellula cremea encodes:
- a CDS encoding M16 family metallopeptidase produces MQFREHQLKNGLHIIAECNPDAYSTGLGFFVDAGSRDETEENSGVSHFLEHMLFKGTAKRNAWEVNRDLDAMGSQSNAMTNQERTIYYAAVLPEFQDSMLELLSDLMRPALREEDFEVEKEVILEEIQSGDDQPPFGGNEKAMELYFGDHPLGRRILGTPESIEALKVEQMRDYFALRYSPQNVTLAAAGAVDFDALVERAEEYCGHWSAFPTSRNIDPTTTNRGVHMLVKDQSTQEYVLLFSDGPAADDEDRMAARVMATILGDDSGSRYYWELIDTGLAEYAEVGCYEYQGIGMVARFLCCAPEETAANLERMRTIEAALQRDGVTAEELRQAQNKICSHVALGSERPMNRLFALGVNWLQRKQYRTVRETVEGYTAVQISNITDVLQKYPLDQTLTMAVGPLEHLPS; encoded by the coding sequence ATGCAGTTTCGTGAGCACCAGCTGAAAAACGGCCTGCACATCATTGCCGAGTGCAACCCCGACGCCTATTCGACCGGGCTGGGGTTCTTCGTCGACGCCGGCTCGCGCGATGAGACCGAGGAGAACTCGGGCGTCTCGCACTTCCTGGAGCATATGCTCTTCAAGGGGACCGCCAAGCGGAACGCCTGGGAAGTCAACCGCGACCTGGACGCCATGGGCTCGCAGAGCAACGCCATGACGAACCAGGAACGCACCATTTATTACGCAGCCGTCCTGCCCGAATTCCAGGACTCCATGCTGGAACTGCTCAGCGACCTGATGCGGCCGGCCCTGCGCGAAGAAGATTTCGAGGTCGAAAAAGAAGTCATCCTGGAAGAGATCCAGTCCGGCGACGACCAGCCGCCCTTTGGCGGTAATGAAAAGGCGATGGAGCTGTACTTTGGCGATCATCCGCTGGGCCGCCGAATCCTGGGCACGCCCGAATCGATCGAGGCCCTGAAGGTCGAGCAGATGCGCGACTACTTCGCCCTGCGGTACAGCCCCCAGAACGTCACGCTGGCCGCGGCCGGAGCGGTGGATTTCGACGCGCTGGTGGAGCGGGCGGAAGAGTACTGCGGTCACTGGTCGGCCTTCCCCACGTCGCGGAACATTGACCCGACGACCACGAACCGGGGCGTGCACATGCTGGTCAAAGACCAGTCGACGCAGGAATATGTGCTGCTGTTTTCCGACGGCCCCGCCGCCGACGACGAAGACCGGATGGCGGCCCGCGTCATGGCGACCATCCTGGGCGACGATTCCGGCAGCCGGTACTACTGGGAGCTGATCGATACCGGCCTGGCCGAATACGCCGAGGTCGGCTGTTACGAGTACCAGGGCATCGGCATGGTCGCCCGCTTCCTGTGCTGTGCTCCCGAGGAAACGGCCGCCAACCTGGAGCGGATGCGAACGATCGAAGCCGCCCTGCAGCGGGACGGCGTTACGGCCGAAGAACTCCGCCAGGCGCAGAACAAAATCTGCTCCCACGTAGCGCTCGGCAGCGAGCGACCGATGAACCGCCTCTTCGCCCTGGGCGTCAACTGGCTGCAGCGCAAGCAGTATCGCACCGTACGGGAAACGGTCGAAGGCTACACGGCCGTGCAGATCAGCAACATCACCGACGTGCTGCAGAAATACCCGCTGGACCAGACGCTCACCATGGCCGTGGGCCCGCTGGAACATTTGCCGTCATAG
- a CDS encoding M16 family metallopeptidase — protein sequence MQSILIHRFDNGLQLLAEQMDYLESVAFSLQVPGGYVYDPDDREGLANFTCEMALRGCGERSARQFIEDLDNLGVNYNSGVASEFAGFRGAMASAMLDPALELVADFVRRPHLPADQLEDGRLVCQQEIRALDDDVAQQMMLELRRRTFNAPYGRAHHGTLESLASITLGDIRGFFEKMYRPDGAVLSVAGKFDWNHLIERIESLLGDWSGVENFEPVVSPPTAGDLHIEYPSNQTHIGLSYAAPSYIEDDYFPARAAVGVLADGMTSRFFTEVREKRGLVYSVGASYDSLRDAGAVFCYASSTTDRAQETLDVMRAELVRLGEGIEPDELDRLKVQLKTGLLMEQESSRSRCATLVGDWRLLGRVRTRNEVLSLVEGLTCEAVNAWLAENPPRDFRVVTIGKKALESPDAVS from the coding sequence ATGCAATCCATTCTTATTCATCGCTTTGATAACGGCCTGCAGTTACTGGCCGAGCAGATGGATTACCTGGAGTCAGTCGCCTTCTCGCTGCAGGTTCCTGGCGGCTACGTCTACGATCCCGATGACCGCGAAGGCCTGGCCAATTTCACCTGTGAAATGGCGCTGCGCGGCTGCGGCGAACGCTCGGCCCGCCAGTTTATCGAGGACCTCGACAACCTGGGCGTCAATTACAACTCAGGCGTCGCCAGTGAGTTCGCCGGATTCCGCGGCGCCATGGCCAGCGCCATGCTTGACCCGGCGCTGGAACTGGTCGCTGATTTTGTGCGACGTCCGCATCTGCCGGCCGATCAACTGGAAGATGGCCGCCTGGTCTGCCAGCAGGAGATCCGCGCCCTCGATGATGACGTGGCCCAGCAGATGATGCTGGAGCTGCGGCGCCGCACGTTCAATGCTCCCTACGGCCGGGCTCATCATGGCACGCTGGAATCGCTGGCCAGCATTACCCTGGGCGATATTCGCGGCTTCTTTGAGAAAATGTATCGCCCCGACGGGGCCGTGCTGAGCGTGGCCGGCAAGTTCGACTGGAACCATCTGATCGAGCGCATCGAATCGCTGCTCGGAGACTGGTCCGGCGTGGAGAACTTCGAGCCCGTCGTGTCCCCCCCGACCGCCGGCGATCTGCATATCGAGTACCCCTCGAACCAGACGCACATCGGTCTGTCCTATGCGGCGCCTTCCTATATTGAAGACGATTACTTCCCGGCCCGGGCGGCCGTCGGCGTGCTGGCCGACGGTATGACCTCGCGGTTCTTTACCGAGGTTCGCGAGAAACGCGGCCTGGTGTATTCGGTCGGTGCATCGTACGATTCGCTGCGCGACGCAGGCGCCGTGTTCTGTTACGCCAGCTCCACGACCGACCGAGCGCAAGAGACGCTCGACGTCATGCGGGCCGAACTGGTCCGCCTGGGCGAAGGGATTGAACCTGATGAACTCGATCGGCTCAAAGTCCAGCTGAAGACGGGCCTGTTGATGGAGCAGGAATCCAGCCGTTCCCGCTGCGCCACCCTGGTGGGCGACTGGCGTCTTTTGGGCCGCGTGCGGACCCGCAACGAAGTACTGTCCCTGGTGGAAGGGCTCACGTGCGAGGCGGTCAACGCCTGGCTGGCCGAAAACCCGCCCCGGGATTTTCGCGTCGTCACGATTGGAAAGAAGGCTCTGGAGTCGCCCGATGCAGTTTCGTGA
- a CDS encoding sulfurtransferase, with the protein MLRLALLGIAFAGACWQATPAIAAAPLAEGAILIQADQLKAKLVEAKVRLVDVRATDEYQKAHLPGATGVDLAAWKTKALAKDGLHDVEFWSQAVRSLGINADSTVVVYGGGITDAARVWWLLKYVGVNQVLLLDGGLPAWTRAGFPLSAQKTEPAASTFTAKFQADRLAEMSDLLKARDSGDWQIMDARSPGEFTGAKLAGSRAGRMPGALHLEWSDLLAEDGRFLDREALRLLLAEQGFQPDATIVTHCYSGGRASVNALALELAGYPQVKNYYCGWSEYSAAPEAPVVTGDKEPVNKDRQ; encoded by the coding sequence ATGCTTCGACTAGCCCTGCTGGGCATCGCTTTCGCCGGCGCCTGCTGGCAAGCGACACCTGCGATTGCCGCTGCTCCGTTGGCCGAGGGCGCGATCCTTATTCAGGCTGATCAGCTCAAAGCGAAGTTGGTCGAGGCCAAGGTGCGGCTGGTCGATGTGCGTGCGACGGACGAATACCAGAAAGCCCATCTGCCCGGCGCGACAGGCGTCGATCTGGCCGCCTGGAAAACGAAAGCCCTGGCCAAAGACGGCCTGCACGACGTTGAATTCTGGTCGCAGGCCGTGCGGTCGCTGGGCATTAACGCGGACAGCACCGTGGTGGTTTACGGCGGCGGCATTACCGACGCCGCCCGCGTCTGGTGGTTGTTGAAATACGTCGGCGTGAATCAGGTGCTGCTGCTCGACGGCGGGCTGCCCGCCTGGACGCGGGCTGGCTTTCCGCTTTCGGCCCAGAAGACCGAACCGGCCGCTTCCACGTTTACGGCGAAGTTCCAGGCCGATCGTTTGGCGGAAATGTCTGACCTGCTGAAAGCCCGGGACAGCGGCGACTGGCAGATCATGGACGCCCGTTCGCCTGGCGAATTCACCGGCGCGAAACTGGCCGGCAGTCGAGCGGGGCGGATGCCCGGGGCGCTGCATCTGGAATGGTCCGACCTGCTGGCGGAGGACGGCCGTTTTCTCGATCGCGAAGCGCTCCGCCTGCTGCTCGCCGAGCAGGGCTTTCAGCCGGACGCCACCATTGTGACGCACTGCTATTCGGGCGGCCGGGCGTCGGTCAACGCGCTGGCCCTGGAACTGGCCGGCTATCCGCAGGTCAAGAACTATTACTGCGGCTGGAGCGAATACTCCGCCGCCCCGGAGGCCCCCGTCGTCACGGGCGACAAAGAGCCCGTCAACAAGGACCGCCAATAA
- a CDS encoding DUF4254 domain-containing protein, which produces MMIDVKQISQLHRDMVVRWHAQDVDNPSFGFLALVCAQHGYNFRLWHEEDSARCPEAIDRTIANVKRAIDKLNQKRNDAIEKLDDWIADAMIDRETVIEEGARLNTETPASVIDRLSILSLRIYHLEEQLDREDACPQHIESVGRKLTVCYVQQSDLTNSLTELLADIFAGRKRHRVYRQFKMYNDPSLNPYLYTRETKMVG; this is translated from the coding sequence ATGATGATTGATGTAAAACAGATATCGCAGCTCCATCGCGATATGGTCGTGCGCTGGCATGCGCAGGATGTCGACAACCCGTCGTTTGGTTTCCTGGCGCTGGTTTGCGCCCAGCATGGTTACAACTTTCGGTTGTGGCACGAAGAAGACTCGGCGCGCTGCCCGGAGGCGATCGACCGCACCATCGCCAATGTGAAAAGGGCGATCGACAAGCTCAACCAGAAGCGGAACGACGCGATCGAAAAGCTCGACGATTGGATCGCCGATGCGATGATCGATCGGGAGACCGTCATCGAAGAAGGCGCCCGGCTCAATACCGAAACGCCCGCCAGCGTGATCGATCGCCTGTCGATTCTGTCGCTGCGTATTTACCATCTGGAAGAGCAGCTCGACCGCGAAGACGCCTGCCCCCAGCACATCGAATCGGTCGGCCGCAAGCTGACGGTCTGCTATGTGCAGCAGTCCGATCTGACCAATTCGCTGACCGAGCTGCTGGCCGACATCTTCGCCGGCCGCAAGCGGCATCGCGTGTATCGCCAGTTCAAAATGTACAACGACCCCAGCCTGAACCCCTATTTGTACACGCGAGAAACCAAGATGGTTGGTTAA
- a CDS encoding sulfatase: MKNLSIACLLFVVWLGQPVAASAAKPNLLFIFLDDFGWRDAGFMGTDFYETPHLDALAAAGMIFTDAYACAANCAPARAGLLSGQYSPRHQIYNVGVGARGDARFRQLKHTPGVDTLDPQLRTWAHQLQQAGYRTATLGKWHLSKDPLPYGFDVNIGGTHSGSPPRGYYPPHGKTPGLEQAPADEYLTDRLSEEAIAFIRSCGDRPWALYLTHFAVHTPLDAKRELLEKYQAKPSGKLHQHVKMATMIQAVDDGVGRIQAVLDELHLTDNTIVVFSSDNGGYGPATDMAPLRGYKGTYYEGGIRVPLFVKWPGVVQPGTTCKEPVIGADLYPTFCAMTGAPLPDDQPLDGVSLVPLLRGEKSPAEGRPLYWHFPAYLQSYSVTNEQRDPLFRARPCSVVRQGDWKLIQYFEDGDLELFNLREDLGESTSLAKTEPEQTQRMLQQLQQWQQALHAPIPDERNPDYDPAAEAKAIARARKK, translated from the coding sequence GTGAAGAACCTCTCTATCGCGTGCCTTTTATTCGTCGTCTGGCTGGGACAGCCGGTGGCTGCTTCAGCGGCGAAGCCGAACCTGCTGTTTATTTTTCTGGATGACTTCGGCTGGCGCGACGCTGGCTTTATGGGTACGGACTTTTATGAAACGCCGCACCTGGATGCGCTGGCCGCCGCGGGGATGATCTTCACCGACGCCTATGCGTGCGCAGCCAACTGCGCGCCGGCCCGTGCCGGGTTGCTGTCGGGCCAGTACAGCCCCCGTCATCAGATTTATAACGTCGGCGTCGGCGCGCGGGGAGACGCCCGTTTCCGCCAGCTGAAGCATACGCCGGGCGTCGACACGCTGGACCCGCAGCTGCGCACCTGGGCGCACCAGCTGCAGCAGGCAGGCTACAGAACGGCCACGCTAGGGAAGTGGCATTTGAGCAAGGACCCGCTGCCGTACGGCTTTGATGTGAACATCGGCGGCACGCACTCCGGCAGTCCGCCCCGCGGTTATTACCCGCCGCACGGGAAAACGCCGGGCCTGGAACAGGCGCCCGCCGACGAGTACCTGACCGATCGTTTAAGCGAAGAGGCGATTGCTTTCATCCGGAGTTGCGGCGATCGTCCCTGGGCTCTGTATCTGACGCACTTCGCGGTGCATACGCCTTTGGATGCCAAACGGGAGCTGCTTGAAAAGTACCAGGCGAAGCCGTCCGGCAAACTGCACCAGCATGTCAAAATGGCGACCATGATCCAGGCGGTTGACGACGGCGTCGGACGGATCCAGGCCGTGCTCGACGAACTCCATCTGACCGACAACACGATCGTCGTCTTCTCCTCCGACAACGGCGGCTATGGTCCCGCCACCGACATGGCGCCGTTGCGAGGCTATAAAGGGACGTATTACGAAGGCGGCATTCGCGTGCCGCTGTTCGTCAAATGGCCCGGCGTGGTGCAGCCCGGCACAACCTGCAAAGAGCCAGTGATCGGCGCCGATCTGTACCCCACATTCTGCGCGATGACTGGCGCGCCGCTGCCGGACGACCAGCCGCTCGACGGCGTGAGCCTCGTCCCCCTGCTTCGCGGCGAAAAAAGCCCCGCGGAGGGTCGGCCGTTGTACTGGCATTTTCCCGCCTATCTGCAGTCGTACAGCGTGACGAACGAGCAGCGCGATCCCTTGTTCCGGGCGCGTCCCTGCAGTGTGGTTCGCCAGGGCGACTGGAAGCTGATCCAGTACTTTGAAGACGGCGACCTGGAACTGTTCAACCTGCGCGAGGACCTGGGCGAATCAACCAGCCTGGCAAAAACGGAACCGGAGCAAACCCAGCGCATGCTGCAGCAACTACAGCAGTGGCAGCAAGCGCTGCACGCCCCCATCCCGGATGAGCGGAACCCTGACTACGACCCGGCGGCCGAAGCCAAGGCAATCGCCCGGGCTCGCAAAAAATAG